One window from the genome of Epinephelus fuscoguttatus linkage group LG3, E.fuscoguttatus.final_Chr_v1 encodes:
- the acp5a gene encoding tartrate-resistant acid phosphatase type 5a has protein sequence MALTLVSILIAAIPVAYCYPAAFEDLGATSTNRTSIKFLAVGDWGGVPYPPYVTAVQKATAREMSKIAEQMGADFVLALGDNFYYKGVDSVDSPRFQETFESVYTAKSLQIPWYVLAGNHDHAGNVKAQIDYSHRSNRWKFPAYYYELNFHIPNTGKTLTIIMLDTIMLCGNSDDFVDEKPRGPLRAVDANRQLAWLQERLARSKADFLLVAGHYPVWSVSEHGPTECLLHRLHPLLIKYKATAYLCGHDHNLQYIEESGVGYVVSGAGNFLDPDVRHWNRNPKGSVKFFTGQASTLGGFVHAEVTKNKMIVTFYQAKGTSLYRTVLSQRNFE, from the exons ATGGCGCTAACACTTGTATCCATCTTAATTGCTGCCATTCCTGTGGCCTATTGCTATCCTGCTGCCTTTGAGGACCTGGGGGCAACCAGCA CAAACCGAACCTCCATCAAATTCCTGGCTGTAGGAGACTGGGGTGGAGTGCCGTATCCCCCCTATGTCACAGCTGTGCAGAAGGCTACTGCTCGAGAAATGAGCAAAATAGCAGAGCAGATGGGAGCTGACTTTGTTCTGGCCCTTGGCGATAACTTCTACTACAAAGGTGTGGACAGTGTGGATTCTCCTCGGTTTCAG GAAACTTTTGAGTCTGTGTACACGGCAAAGTCTCTCCAAATCCCCTGGTATGTGCTTGCTGGCAATCATGACCACGCAGGGAACGTCAAAGCCCAGATCGACTACAGCCACAGATCTAACAGATG GAAGTTCCCCGCTTACTACTACGAGCTGAACTTCCACATCCCCAACACTGGGAAGACACTGACCATCATCATGCTCGACACCATAATGCTGTGCGGTAACTCTGACGACTTTGTGGATGAGAAGCCCAGAGGCCCCCTGCGTGCGGTGGATGCCAACCGTCAGCTGGCGTGGCTGCAGGAGAGACTGGCTCGGTCCAAGGCAGACTTCCTTTTGGTGGCCGGACACTATCCTGTGTGGTCTGTGTCAGAACACGGGCCCACAGAGTGTCTCCTGCATCGGCTTCATCCTCTGCTCATTAAGTACAAGGCCACTGCTTACCTCTGCGGTCATGACCACAATCTGCAG TACATTGAAGAGTCTGGTGTTGGCTACGTGGTGAGCGGTGCAGGAAACTTCCTGGACCCCGATGTCCGTCACTGGAACCGTAACCCCAAAGGTTCTGTGAAGTTCTTCACTGGCCAGGCTTCAACACTGGGAGGCTTCGTCCATGCAGAAGTCACGAAGAACAAGATGATTGTGACCTTCTACCAGGCTAAAGGCACTTCTCTCTATCGCACTGTCCTCTCCCAAAGGAACTTTGAGTAG